A part of Amycolatopsis camponoti genomic DNA contains:
- a CDS encoding DUF3592 domain-containing protein: MSGLSDPPRSGRRAGRRLWLLGIPTTLAWAAAGWSGALGMLDGFRLMSLNRLDSWGVDAGSAASLVLFFSVAVTVASSLGFAMLWGAGMSVNRLGIGFRASSLTAALGVALGSGVAIPSWTPPESVGQRLPFLDGKAEPWSDVDWVVYYEPYLLPAVSALVALVLIVVLLRAFLSEAEEEDRTEALRQRGRRVTGHVVHVEFTNVWVMGNPRFVVHVRFPAETGERTVVATMVTSLFQAPSRGSAVTVRYDPQDPEAVLVEPGVP; this comes from the coding sequence ATGTCCGGCCTGTCGGACCCGCCTCGCAGCGGCCGCCGGGCCGGCCGTCGGCTGTGGCTCCTGGGGATCCCGACGACGCTCGCGTGGGCGGCCGCGGGCTGGTCCGGAGCGCTCGGGATGCTGGACGGCTTCCGGCTGATGTCGCTGAACCGCCTCGACTCGTGGGGGGTCGACGCGGGCTCGGCGGCGTCGCTGGTGCTGTTCTTCAGCGTCGCGGTCACGGTGGCGTCGTCACTGGGGTTCGCGATGCTGTGGGGCGCGGGGATGTCGGTGAACCGCCTCGGCATCGGCTTCCGGGCGAGCTCGCTGACCGCGGCGCTGGGCGTGGCGCTGGGCAGTGGCGTCGCGATCCCGTCGTGGACCCCGCCGGAGTCGGTGGGGCAGCGGCTCCCGTTCCTCGACGGGAAGGCCGAGCCGTGGTCCGACGTGGACTGGGTCGTGTACTACGAGCCGTACCTCCTCCCGGCGGTGTCCGCGCTGGTGGCCCTGGTCCTGATCGTCGTTCTGCTGCGGGCCTTCCTGAGCGAAGCGGAGGAGGAGGACCGGACCGAGGCGCTGCGGCAGCGGGGGCGGCGGGTCACCGGGCACGTGGTGCACGTCGAGTTCACCAACGTCTGGGTGATGGGGAACCCGCGGTTCGTCGTCCACGTCCGGTTCCCGGCGGAGACGGGGGAGCGCACGGTGGTGGCGACGATGGTGACGTCGCTGTTCCAGGCGCCGTCCCGCGGCTCGGCGGTGACGGTGCGGTACGACCCGCAGGACCCGGAAGCGGTGCTCGTGGAGCCCGGTGTGCCCTAG
- a CDS encoding penicillin acylase family protein: MATRRPVIRGLILALVVLLLAPVPGVEAAAGPRYAVAGLHRPVELLVDKWGVPHIYAADTSDLFFAQGFNIARDRLFQIDTWRRRGLGTLSDVLGPSYVEQDRAARLFLYRGDMDAEWASYGPEGRLAATRFAEGINSYVDWLGRNPAALPPEFAKLGYQPARWRPQDVVRIRTHAIGENLMWEVARAKLVCLAGPGASRYLRSLHPDHEAAVPEGLDPCSVPDDVLKVYDLATASVNFTGAGLQTKDIADATSGSNAWAIGPGRTASGRPILANDPHRGADALPSGRYVAQLSAPGLNLAGAGEPWNPGIAIGHNENIAFGLTNLPIDQTDLYIYELDPNDHTRYRYGTGWERMTTLTESIPVRGGTSVTRELSFTRHGPVVKVDEAAHRAFAVRTAWTQPGSAAYLGSLNYQRATNFDEFTAGMRKWGTPGSNLVYADVRGNIGYVPAGLTPRRTGAGYDGLLPVPGDGRYDWNGFYANRELPGQYNPPSGYFASANDFNIPPGHPVVSNYEWQLPYRKQRIDELIESHPGATVAGSLALQKDEKSLVATQLLEFVRGLSSSDPDTAKALELLRGWDGVASAGSPAAALYETWIMKYLHYVWAHAVLPQAAADALVRTINPDFSLIIASFRDPAGWLGPDGAAVRDQLILSSLPVAFRDVASQLGPDPSTWHWGTLHHNEFKHPLGTPNVGPTPIGGDYHTIHPSFFHPLTYAQIIGATFKMALDVGNWNGSAAINAPGQSGDPRSPHYSDLNGLWASGGSFPLLYSRGEVERNLDVRIRLEPAG, encoded by the coding sequence ATGGCCACACGCCGGCCGGTCATCCGCGGCCTGATCCTCGCCTTGGTCGTGCTCCTCTTGGCGCCGGTCCCGGGTGTCGAGGCGGCGGCCGGCCCGCGGTACGCCGTCGCCGGCCTGCACCGGCCGGTCGAGCTGCTCGTCGACAAGTGGGGCGTGCCGCACATCTACGCGGCCGACACCAGCGACCTCTTCTTCGCCCAGGGCTTCAACATCGCCCGCGACCGCCTGTTCCAGATCGACACCTGGCGCCGCCGCGGGCTCGGGACGCTCAGCGACGTGCTCGGTCCGTCCTATGTGGAGCAGGACCGCGCCGCCCGGCTGTTCCTCTACCGCGGCGACATGGACGCCGAGTGGGCGTCCTACGGCCCGGAGGGCAGGCTCGCCGCGACCCGGTTCGCCGAGGGCATCAACTCCTACGTCGACTGGCTGGGCCGCAACCCCGCCGCGCTCCCGCCGGAGTTCGCCAAGCTCGGCTACCAGCCCGCCCGCTGGCGCCCGCAGGACGTGGTGCGGATCCGTACGCACGCCATCGGGGAGAACCTGATGTGGGAGGTCGCCCGCGCGAAGCTGGTCTGCCTGGCCGGCCCCGGCGCGAGCCGCTACCTGCGTTCCCTCCACCCGGACCACGAGGCGGCGGTGCCCGAGGGGCTCGACCCGTGCTCGGTGCCGGACGACGTGCTCAAGGTGTACGACCTGGCGACCGCCTCGGTGAACTTCACCGGCGCCGGTCTGCAGACGAAGGACATCGCCGACGCGACGTCCGGCAGCAACGCCTGGGCGATCGGGCCGGGCCGGACGGCGTCGGGCCGGCCGATCCTGGCCAACGACCCGCACCGCGGCGCGGACGCCCTGCCCTCGGGCCGCTACGTCGCCCAGCTGTCGGCGCCCGGGCTGAACCTCGCCGGGGCGGGCGAGCCGTGGAACCCGGGGATCGCCATCGGGCACAACGAAAACATCGCGTTCGGCCTGACCAACCTGCCGATCGACCAGACCGACCTCTACATCTACGAGCTCGACCCGAACGACCACACCCGCTACCGCTACGGCACCGGCTGGGAGCGGATGACCACGCTCACGGAGTCCATTCCGGTGCGCGGCGGCACCTCGGTGACCCGGGAGCTGTCCTTCACCCGGCACGGCCCGGTCGTCAAGGTCGACGAGGCGGCGCACCGGGCGTTCGCGGTCCGCACGGCGTGGACGCAGCCGGGCAGCGCGGCGTACCTGGGCAGCCTGAACTACCAGCGCGCCACGAACTTCGACGAGTTCACCGCGGGCATGCGGAAGTGGGGCACGCCGGGCTCGAACCTGGTCTACGCGGACGTGCGGGGGAACATCGGCTACGTCCCGGCGGGGCTGACGCCGCGTCGTACGGGCGCCGGTTACGACGGCCTGCTGCCGGTCCCCGGTGACGGTCGTTACGACTGGAACGGCTTCTACGCGAACCGCGAGCTGCCGGGGCAGTACAACCCGCCGTCCGGCTACTTCGCCTCGGCCAACGACTTCAACATCCCGCCGGGCCACCCGGTGGTGTCGAACTACGAATGGCAGCTGCCGTACCGCAAGCAGCGCATCGACGAGCTGATCGAGTCCCACCCGGGCGCGACCGTCGCCGGCTCGCTGGCGCTGCAGAAGGACGAGAAGTCGCTGGTGGCCACGCAGCTCCTCGAGTTCGTGCGCGGACTGTCCTCATCGGACCCGGACACCGCGAAGGCGTTGGAGCTGCTGCGTGGCTGGGACGGCGTCGCGTCGGCGGGGTCGCCGGCGGCCGCGCTGTACGAGACGTGGATCATGAAGTACCTGCACTACGTCTGGGCGCACGCGGTGCTGCCCCAGGCCGCGGCGGACGCGCTGGTCCGCACGATCAACCCCGACTTCAGCCTGATCATCGCCTCGTTCCGCGACCCGGCCGGATGGCTGGGCCCGGACGGAGCAGCGGTGCGCGACCAGCTGATCCTGAGCTCGCTGCCGGTGGCGTTCCGCGACGTGGCGAGCCAGCTCGGCCCCGACCCGTCGACGTGGCACTGGGGGACGCTGCACCACAACGAGTTCAAGCACCCGCTGGGCACCCCGAACGTCGGCCCCACCCCGATCGGCGGCGACTACCACACGATCCACCCGTCGTTCTTCCACCCGCTGACGTACGCGCAGATCATCGGAGCGACGTTCAAGATGGCCCTGGACGTGGGCAACTGGAACGGCTCGGCGGCGATCAACGCACCGGGGCAGTCGGGGGACCCGCGTAGTCCGCATTACAGCGATCTGAACGGCCTGTGGGCTTCGGGTGGGTCGTTCCCGCTGCTGTACAGCCGCGGTGAGGTCGAGCGGAACCTGGACGTCCGGATCCGGCTGGAGCCGGCCGGCTGA
- a CDS encoding LamG-like jellyroll fold domain-containing protein: MLAAPAASAAVSVPDQAPDEATASVWAREAGKQVLVTSRTTETSQTVANPDGSWTLTEFTRPVRVKHGPDWTPIDTTLVRNADGSVAPKATVLDLALNAGGTGSAAEPIVQAGEDGKEVGLKWTKDLPQPSLSGDTATYAEVLPGVDLTVRALPAGYTENLVVKTLSAARNPELRDISFGLHTKNTTVSVVPGAGRATPTSGARASDGLEVKDATGAVVFAGDASRMWDSSGAGSEAERQLGEGGGRHEAVMGVKLSADAVAISPDQTFLADPATRYPVTLDPDTWCSTCGMQAHAVVQSGHPEARNYNASDGDLSDLKAGYENDDSAGTSRSYLQMNTTQIAGTVVHSASLNTTITHTYNCSNAADTDLWLTGPFGGDITWNHQPGWSYYMSSVNVANCGNAPNVTGQFDATHAAKDAAAGRWPNVSLALVEDGQGGGVATWRRFALNPYLQVNYDSAPNLPTALSMQNGLLPCTSGPNRPWVYTKNPQLAGKVSDPDGGTLYAKFAVAYGALGHNVYAHDNGGNMVAVGTPGQNQQATAQLAAVPAGWINEDGIYNWSMQVTDNELWSSWVGNCEFTVDSKVPAQPVVAMPSWTHPAVQGDPVEFSIWTGMATDNFYDIDHFIYTTDGSEPQVQGSPSVPATQSTDGAGKMVAVGGIKATALNGNQNIIKVKSVNKAGTASPDAQCVVIPDSNPALDPASCSYHVEPITPGKNLVAAWSADESSGTTLADTAADTPGNAGLAAHPMTTVGGVTSGPGYDHGNSWTYPDTNGYSDGVKGAISLDGTTGYAKTADQVIDTSKAFSVAAWVKLADTVKSQAVIVQDGTQTAPFSLQYSQVSKTWTVRFTNADQANATDVRAAASGPAQAGVWTHLAATYDPPTQVATLYVDGVKQNTVVTPVWPASGPMVLGSGKANGVGTDFLHGQIDDAQAWQRTLSAADVRDLANTAAPVANYSFAEGCAPELTAGTSRVTSLQAAWTLGEKTGATAKDATGNANAITLTGGYAWVDGRSGGGVQLDGTGSGSTAMSVVDTTQSFTVSAWVKADDLNSDYTVLSQNGVNTPGFVLRYAKNSNRWAFGMNPSDTAGAATQWATGTSVPQAGAWTMVTGTFDRGALRISLSVNGKREASAGVPAAWSAAGAFVLGGEPGAKNLFKGVVDQARVWGKALSADQIAAMAGARYYDTVTQGSATATGGVSLATEQDSGGNPADCAAKFDSSWTGHIDAAKPADLRTDKSFTVEGWVRHDWSAADASAHGAVDNVARTVAGMDDGQASPFILGYQPWTDSGGAVHGRWAFLLPSGTVDGNGTSIEFGDSDVVNNTWTHLAATYDLSTRTMALYVNGVRQAGVLYTPTGNASGVTPRAATGGLLVGEGVWTKVHSNYFYGGVAGIRVYSGVRTDTGIVIDKRVDDPGALFGVRH, from the coding sequence ATGCTGGCGGCACCGGCCGCGTCGGCCGCCGTCTCGGTGCCTGACCAGGCGCCGGATGAGGCGACGGCGTCGGTCTGGGCGCGTGAGGCCGGGAAACAGGTCTTGGTGACGTCGCGAACGACGGAGACGTCGCAGACGGTGGCGAATCCGGATGGTTCCTGGACTTTGACCGAGTTCACCCGTCCGGTGCGGGTCAAGCACGGTCCGGATTGGACACCGATCGACACGACGCTGGTCCGCAACGCCGACGGATCGGTGGCGCCGAAGGCGACGGTGCTGGACCTCGCGCTGAACGCGGGCGGTACCGGCTCGGCGGCCGAGCCGATCGTGCAGGCCGGCGAAGACGGCAAGGAGGTCGGTCTGAAGTGGACGAAAGATCTCCCGCAACCGTCGTTGTCCGGTGACACGGCGACCTATGCCGAGGTGCTCCCGGGTGTGGATCTGACGGTGCGGGCGCTGCCGGCGGGCTACACCGAGAACCTCGTCGTCAAGACCCTTTCCGCTGCGCGGAACCCGGAGCTGCGTGACATCTCGTTCGGGCTCCACACCAAGAACACCACGGTCTCCGTCGTGCCGGGTGCCGGGCGCGCCACGCCGACCTCCGGTGCCCGGGCCTCGGACGGCTTGGAGGTCAAGGACGCCACTGGAGCGGTCGTCTTCGCCGGCGACGCGTCGCGTATGTGGGACTCCTCCGGCGCGGGTTCCGAGGCTGAGCGTCAGCTGGGTGAAGGCGGCGGCCGTCACGAGGCGGTCATGGGGGTGAAGCTCTCGGCGGACGCGGTCGCTATCTCGCCCGACCAGACGTTCCTCGCCGATCCGGCGACGCGGTATCCGGTGACGCTCGATCCGGACACCTGGTGCTCGACCTGCGGGATGCAGGCGCACGCGGTCGTGCAGTCCGGGCATCCGGAAGCGCGCAACTACAACGCGTCCGACGGCGACCTGTCCGACCTCAAGGCGGGTTACGAAAACGACGACAGCGCGGGCACTTCGCGTTCCTACCTGCAGATGAACACCACGCAGATCGCCGGGACCGTCGTGCATTCGGCCAGCCTGAACACCACGATCACGCACACCTACAACTGCTCGAACGCGGCGGACACCGACCTGTGGCTGACCGGCCCGTTCGGCGGGGACATCACGTGGAACCACCAGCCGGGCTGGAGCTACTACATGTCTTCGGTGAACGTGGCCAACTGCGGCAACGCGCCGAACGTGACCGGACAGTTCGATGCGACGCACGCCGCGAAGGACGCGGCGGCGGGCCGCTGGCCGAACGTGTCCCTCGCGCTGGTGGAAGACGGCCAGGGCGGCGGCGTGGCCACCTGGCGGCGGTTCGCGCTGAACCCCTACCTGCAGGTGAACTACGATTCCGCGCCGAACCTGCCGACGGCGCTGTCCATGCAGAACGGGTTGCTGCCGTGCACGAGCGGGCCGAACCGCCCGTGGGTGTACACGAAGAACCCGCAACTCGCGGGAAAGGTGTCCGATCCCGACGGTGGCACGCTGTACGCGAAGTTCGCGGTGGCGTACGGCGCGCTCGGGCACAACGTCTATGCCCACGACAACGGCGGCAACATGGTCGCGGTGGGTACACCGGGCCAGAACCAGCAGGCGACCGCGCAGCTGGCCGCGGTCCCGGCGGGGTGGATCAACGAGGACGGGATCTACAACTGGTCGATGCAGGTGACCGACAACGAGCTGTGGTCGAGCTGGGTCGGCAACTGCGAGTTCACCGTGGACAGCAAGGTACCCGCGCAACCGGTGGTCGCGATGCCGTCGTGGACGCATCCGGCCGTGCAGGGTGATCCGGTCGAGTTCAGCATCTGGACCGGGATGGCCACCGACAACTTCTACGACATCGACCACTTCATCTACACGACCGACGGATCCGAGCCACAGGTTCAAGGATCGCCGAGCGTTCCGGCGACGCAGTCGACCGACGGCGCCGGGAAGATGGTCGCCGTCGGCGGAATCAAGGCGACCGCGCTCAACGGGAACCAGAACATCATCAAGGTCAAGTCGGTCAACAAGGCCGGCACGGCAAGCCCGGACGCGCAGTGCGTGGTCATCCCGGATTCGAACCCGGCACTGGACCCGGCTTCCTGCTCTTACCACGTGGAGCCGATCACACCGGGCAAGAACCTCGTCGCCGCGTGGAGCGCGGACGAGTCTTCGGGCACGACGCTTGCGGACACGGCTGCGGACACGCCGGGGAACGCGGGTCTTGCCGCGCATCCGATGACGACCGTCGGCGGGGTCACTTCGGGGCCGGGCTACGACCACGGGAACAGCTGGACGTACCCGGACACCAATGGCTACAGCGACGGCGTGAAAGGTGCGATCAGTCTCGACGGCACGACCGGCTATGCGAAGACCGCGGACCAGGTGATTGACACATCGAAGGCGTTCTCCGTCGCGGCGTGGGTGAAACTGGCCGATACGGTGAAGTCGCAGGCGGTCATCGTGCAGGACGGTACGCAGACGGCGCCGTTCTCCCTGCAGTACAGCCAGGTGAGCAAGACCTGGACGGTGCGGTTCACGAACGCCGACCAGGCGAACGCGACGGACGTGCGGGCGGCCGCGAGCGGCCCGGCGCAGGCGGGAGTGTGGACACATCTCGCCGCGACCTACGACCCGCCGACCCAGGTCGCCACGCTGTACGTGGACGGGGTGAAGCAGAATACCGTGGTGACGCCGGTGTGGCCGGCGTCGGGGCCGATGGTGCTCGGCTCGGGGAAGGCGAACGGCGTTGGCACCGACTTCCTGCACGGTCAGATCGACGACGCGCAGGCGTGGCAGCGGACGCTGTCGGCGGCGGACGTGCGAGACCTCGCCAACACCGCGGCACCGGTGGCGAACTACAGCTTCGCCGAGGGCTGCGCGCCGGAGCTGACGGCGGGGACGTCGCGGGTGACGTCGTTGCAGGCGGCGTGGACGCTGGGCGAGAAGACCGGGGCGACCGCGAAGGACGCGACCGGCAACGCGAACGCGATCACCCTGACGGGCGGGTACGCCTGGGTTGACGGCCGCAGTGGCGGCGGGGTGCAGCTGGACGGCACCGGATCCGGCTCCACCGCCATGTCGGTGGTGGACACGACGCAGTCGTTCACGGTGTCGGCCTGGGTGAAGGCCGACGACCTGAACAGCGATTACACGGTCCTGTCCCAGAACGGCGTCAACACGCCGGGCTTCGTGCTGCGATACGCGAAGAACAGCAACCGGTGGGCGTTCGGGATGAACCCGTCGGACACCGCCGGAGCCGCCACCCAGTGGGCGACCGGAACCTCGGTGCCGCAGGCCGGCGCGTGGACGATGGTGACCGGCACGTTCGATCGTGGCGCGCTGCGGATCAGCCTGTCGGTGAACGGGAAACGTGAGGCGAGCGCGGGCGTCCCGGCGGCGTGGAGCGCGGCGGGCGCGTTCGTCCTCGGCGGTGAACCCGGGGCGAAGAACCTCTTCAAGGGCGTCGTGGATCAGGCCCGGGTGTGGGGCAAGGCGCTGAGCGCCGACCAGATCGCGGCCATGGCCGGCGCCCGGTACTACGACACGGTCACGCAGGGCAGCGCCACCGCGACCGGCGGTGTCTCGCTGGCCACGGAACAGGACAGCGGCGGCAATCCCGCCGACTGCGCGGCGAAGTTCGACAGCTCCTGGACGGGCCACATCGACGCGGCCAAGCCGGCGGACCTGCGTACGGACAAGTCGTTCACGGTCGAGGGCTGGGTACGCCACGACTGGTCGGCCGCGGATGCCTCGGCGCACGGCGCGGTCGACAACGTCGCACGCACTGTCGCCGGCATGGACGACGGCCAGGCGTCGCCGTTCATCCTGGGTTATCAGCCGTGGACGGACTCCGGCGGCGCGGTGCACGGCCGGTGGGCGTTCCTACTGCCGAGCGGGACCGTGGACGGGAACGGCACGTCGATCGAGTTCGGCGACTCCGACGTCGTGAACAACACGTGGACGCACCTGGCGGCGACCTATGACCTGAGCACCAGGACGATGGCGCTCTATGTCAACGGCGTCCGTCAGGCGGGTGTCCTCTACACGCCGACAGGTAACGCGTCCGGGGTGACGCCTCGCGCGGCGACGGGTGGTCTCCTGGTCGGCGAAGGGGTGTGGACGAAGGTCCACAGCAACTACTTCTACGGTGGTGTCGCCGGAATCCGTGTCTATTCCGGGGTCCGCACCGACACCGGCATCGTCATCGACAAGAGGGTCGACGACCCCGGCGCCCTCTTCGGCGTCCGCCACTGA